The proteins below come from a single bacterium genomic window:
- a CDS encoding site-2 protease family protein, with protein sequence MESLLISLPVLIFSVIVHEVAHGWTALRLGDPTAWRAGRLTLDPRPHIDPFMSLLVPAMCILSGAPVFGGAKPVPVNPWHFRHPSRDMAIVAAAGPASNLVLAFLAGFLINRLPAGLMVGALPDVLFALLVINLVLAAFNLLPLPPLDGSRVVAHFLPAPLADRYRQMDRFGMILLVLVIVFLRAPLLGYLHWFLRTVGGLMVS encoded by the coding sequence ATGGAATCGCTGCTGATCAGCCTGCCGGTCCTCATCTTCTCGGTCATCGTGCACGAGGTGGCCCACGGCTGGACCGCCCTGCGCCTGGGGGATCCCACCGCCTGGCGCGCGGGGCGCCTCACGCTGGACCCCCGCCCCCACATCGATCCCTTCATGTCGCTGTTGGTGCCGGCCATGTGCATCCTGAGCGGGGCGCCCGTCTTCGGCGGGGCCAAGCCCGTGCCGGTCAACCCCTGGCATTTCCGCCACCCCAGCCGGGACATGGCCATCGTGGCCGCGGCCGGTCCGGCCTCCAACCTGGTGCTCGCCTTCCTGGCCGGCTTCCTCATCAACCGCCTGCCCGCCGGCCTGATGGTGGGGGCGCTGCCCGATGTCCTCTTCGCCCTGCTCGTCATCAACTTGGTGCTGGCCGCCTTCAACCTCCTGCCCCTGCCCCCCCTGGACGGCAGCCGGGTGGTGGCCCACTTCCTGCCCGCGCCCCTGGCCGACCGCTACCGCCAGATGGACCGCTTCGGCATGATCCTGCTCGTGCTCGTCATCGTCTTCCTGCGTGCGCCGCTCCTGGGCTACCTGCACTGGTTCCTGCGCACGGTGGGCGGCCTCATGGTCTCCTAA
- a CDS encoding DNA-binding protein produces MKILTMALALALLAAGADAAGFSGTVKQTMNSGGYTYVLLDTGQGEIWLAGPEAKVSKGQKLSTGDGMAMHGFQAKSLNRTFDEIWFVNSLSAGAGSGAAGGAAMANPHGSPMGNPHAGMPLASQGAPKPGAAKPKAGSVKKAGHTVSELYFQPRLLAGKTVEVRGVVTKYNEGIMGSNWIHLMDGTGEPGRDDLVITTSQTCQVGDRIVAKGKLAVDRDLGSGYFFPVLVEGAALTVEAAGKGK; encoded by the coding sequence ATGAAGATCCTGACGATGGCCCTGGCCCTGGCCTTGCTGGCGGCGGGGGCGGATGCGGCCGGCTTCTCCGGCACGGTGAAGCAGACCATGAATTCCGGCGGCTACACCTATGTCCTGCTTGACACGGGCCAGGGCGAGATCTGGCTGGCCGGGCCCGAGGCGAAGGTGAGCAAGGGACAGAAGCTCAGCACGGGCGACGGCATGGCCATGCACGGCTTCCAGGCCAAGTCGCTGAACCGCACCTTCGACGAGATCTGGTTCGTCAACTCCTTGAGCGCCGGGGCGGGAAGCGGCGCCGCGGGCGGGGCCGCCATGGCCAACCCCCACGGCAGCCCGATGGGCAACCCCCACGCCGGCATGCCGCTGGCCAGCCAGGGCGCTCCCAAGCCGGGCGCCGCCAAACCCAAGGCGGGCAGCGTCAAGAAGGCGGGGCACACCGTCTCCGAACTCTATTTCCAGCCCCGCCTGCTGGCGGGCAAGACGGTGGAGGTGCGCGGCGTGGTGACCAAGTACAATGAGGGGATCATGGGATCCAACTGGATCCACCTGATGGACGGCACGGGCGAGCCGGGCCGCGACGACCTCGTCATCACCACCAGCCAGACCTGCCAGGTGGGCGACCGCATCGTGGCCAAGGGGAAGCTGGCCGTGGACCGCGACCTGGGATCCGGCTATTTCTTCCCGGTGCTGGTGGAAGGCGCCGCCCTGACGGTGGAAGCAGCGGGAAAGGGCAAATAG
- the flgL gene encoding flagellar hook-associated protein FlgL has translation MRITNQMKGQNSLLTIERRGQAFEAAQRRITTGKRVEKPSDDAAGSSRILKLRSSLARNLQYQRNLDTARMRLGHAELSLQRVTDQLDEVRAFAVQAATDTLTPEDRVLLAQEVDQLLESLSGEANRRFLGHSLYAGSRVDKTPFAVVRDEAGRISQVTAVLESQEGRILVPLSENEDVQVNFRGTEVFMGGVQGSPADIFHTLVALRDGLLAGEGAAPGASLERIDATIGAVNGARAALGTRMQRVEATEIQLFSREEMLSSNLGEVEDADLAEAMMRATLEQTGYQAALKSISLAMSVSLLNFID, from the coding sequence ATGCGCATCACCAATCAGATGAAGGGCCAGAACAGCCTGCTCACCATCGAGCGGCGCGGCCAGGCCTTCGAGGCGGCCCAGCGCCGCATCACCACGGGCAAGCGGGTGGAGAAGCCCAGCGACGATGCCGCCGGCTCCTCGCGCATCCTCAAGCTGCGCTCCAGCCTGGCGCGCAACCTGCAGTACCAGCGCAACCTGGACACGGCGCGCATGCGGCTGGGCCACGCCGAGCTGAGCCTGCAGCGCGTGACGGACCAGCTGGACGAGGTGCGCGCCTTCGCCGTGCAGGCCGCCACCGACACGCTCACGCCCGAGGACCGCGTCCTCCTGGCCCAGGAGGTGGACCAGCTGCTCGAGAGCCTGTCCGGGGAGGCCAACCGGCGTTTCCTGGGGCACAGCCTCTACGCCGGCAGCCGCGTGGACAAGACCCCCTTCGCCGTCGTGCGCGACGAGGCGGGACGCATCTCCCAGGTCACGGCGGTGTTGGAGTCGCAGGAGGGCCGCATCCTGGTCCCCCTCTCCGAGAACGAGGACGTCCAGGTCAACTTCCGCGGCACCGAGGTGTTCATGGGAGGCGTCCAGGGCAGCCCGGCCGACATCTTCCACACGCTCGTGGCGCTGCGTGACGGTCTCCTGGCGGGTGAGGGGGCGGCCCCCGGCGCGAGCCTCGAGCGCATCGACGCCACCATCGGCGCCGTCAACGGGGCACGGGCCGCTTTGGGGACGCGCATGCAGCGGGTGGAGGCGACGGAGATCCAGCTCTTCAGCCGGGAAGAGATGCTCAGCTCGAACCTGGGGGAAGTGGAGGACGCCGACCTGGCCGAGGCCATGATGCGCGCCACCCTCGAGCAGACCGGCTACCAGGCGGCGCTCAAGTCGATCTCCCTGGCCATGTCGGTCAGTCTGCTCAACTTCATCGATTAG
- a CDS encoding tRNA (adenosine(37)-N6)-dimethylallyltransferase MiaA, protein MTPLLLILTGPTASGKTALALQAAQELGLEIVGADSRQVHAGLAVATAAPTAAERALVRHHLVGHVPLTASYSAGQFARECRAVLGLPPLAPAAAAPGDGPAVAPPARLPFLLCGGSGFYLRALLDPVSPALMADAGRRAQVRRLSATLPPAEFRTLVLEHDPAAAWIPAGDQVRLERYLEISLAAGRPATLALADQAAPRPVRPLLVSLEAPLDWLEERIRLRSRRMLEEGMVEEVAAALAAGAPRDSGALRSVGVEEVLDLLAGRLDREGCLARLTLRTRQLAKRQLTWLRGLARREEVLRLDPRQEEGVLCRTVIEAWRRAGERP, encoded by the coding sequence GTGACGCCGCTCCTGCTCATCCTGACCGGTCCCACCGCCAGCGGCAAGACGGCCCTCGCCCTGCAGGCGGCGCAGGAACTGGGACTGGAGATCGTGGGGGCGGACAGCCGGCAGGTCCACGCCGGCCTGGCCGTGGCCACGGCCGCCCCCACCGCCGCCGAGCGCGCCCTTGTGCGCCATCATCTGGTGGGCCACGTCCCCCTTACCGCCAGCTACAGCGCCGGGCAGTTCGCCCGCGAGTGCCGCGCCGTGCTGGGCCTGCCGCCCCTCGCCCCGGCCGCCGCCGCCCCCGGGGACGGCCCGGCCGTGGCGCCGCCCGCCCGCCTGCCCTTCCTCCTCTGCGGCGGCAGCGGCTTCTACCTCCGCGCCCTGCTGGATCCCGTCTCGCCCGCCCTCATGGCCGATGCCGGACGGCGAGCCCAGGTGCGCCGCCTCTCCGCCACGCTGCCCCCCGCCGAGTTCCGGACCCTCGTGCTGGAGCATGATCCCGCCGCCGCCTGGATTCCCGCCGGGGACCAAGTCCGGCTGGAGCGCTACCTGGAGATCAGCCTGGCCGCCGGCCGGCCCGCCACCCTCGCCCTGGCCGACCAGGCCGCGCCGCGCCCCGTGCGTCCGCTCCTGGTCTCGCTCGAGGCGCCGCTGGATTGGCTGGAGGAGCGCATCCGGCTGCGCTCGCGGCGCATGCTGGAGGAGGGGATGGTGGAGGAGGTGGCGGCCGCCCTGGCGGCGGGGGCGCCCCGCGACAGCGGCGCCCTGCGCTCGGTGGGGGTGGAGGAGGTGCTGGACCTGCTCGCGGGCCGGCTTGACCGGGAAGGCTGCCTCGCCCGCCTCACCCTGCGGACGCGGCAGCTGGCCAAACGGCAGCTGACCTGGCTGCGCGGCCTGGCGCGGCGGGAGGAGGTGCTGCGGCTGGATCCGCGTCAGGAGGAGGGAGTCCTCTGCCGCACGGTGATCGAGGCCTGGCGGCGCGCCGGGGAGCGGCCATGA
- the metH gene encoding methionine synthase, translated as MPRADLESRLGRDLLLFDGAMGTSIQFAAPPAEAFAGHEGLNEWLTLTRPDLIREIHAGFLEAGSDLIETNTFGAFSVVLDEYGVGGAARELAHAAAALARRVADEYATPSRPRWVAGSMGPGTRLASLGQISWAALAAAYEPLVEELVAGGVDLLLIETVQDPLQAKAALEACRRVLARTGRRLPVGVQVTVETAGTLLLGTEATAALAAVAPYRPAFFGLNCATGPAAMRPQLLQLAGASPFPLSVQPNAGLPRAEGGRMVYDLTPERFAAELRDFVEHAGVSIAGGCCGTTHEHLAALAQALRGRGPAPRAPRPQEAAASLYSAVPLQQQPAPLLIGERTNANGSRQFRRLLEAGDWEGMVAMAQEQAAEGAHLLDVCVACVGRDERADMDEYCRRLATAATLPLMIDSTEAPVIAAALERLGGRAVVNSINLEDGEGRARAVLELCRIHGAAVVGLCIDEEGMARAPEHKLQVARRLLHLAGEHGLAPGDLLLDPLTFTLATGDPDDRHSALATLEGLRLIKRELPGVRTSLGVSNISFGLKPALRQILNSVFLQRALDAGLDAAILHAGRLLPLHQIAAPLQDMCHRLIDGDHRRGDPLAELLAAGGGESARRPAAARDERPLEERLQARIVDGRGEGMEAELDEALAGRPPWELINEVLLAGMRTVGELFAAGRLQLPFVLKSAETMKRAVRHLEPLLGGAGGPARGRLLLATVRGDVHDIGKNLVDIIVRNNGWDVENLGIKVPVEGLLEAIRRQPPDAVGLSGLLVRSVFVMRENLEVFAREGITLPVILGGAALNRRHVEEELRPLYPGPLHYARDAFEGLQLLESIRAARAGTAPLPLPPGDAAASPDGEEATALVPLRPAVPAALDPRLDTAPADSRPALLAELPTPPFWGARLVPELPLAEVWPWLNLNTLTRGEWGFRRGRLDAEAWQRIEMETIRPLLARLQADAEARHWLRPALCYGWFPAQAEGRRLWIWRHPDERDPAWHLDFPRQGEAPWRCISDFFAPLGSPRRDVLGVQWVTVGAEATAEAKRHLEADRYQEYLYRHGLSVEAAEALAEAWHRRMREELGIAGEDSPRLAGIFRQGYRGSRYSFGYPACPRLEDQRLLADILGVDRIGCRLTEEWQIVPEQSTSAVIVHHPEARYFSV; from the coding sequence ATGCCACGAGCCGACCTGGAGTCCCGCCTGGGGCGCGACCTGCTCCTCTTCGACGGAGCCATGGGCACCAGCATCCAGTTCGCCGCCCCGCCCGCCGAGGCCTTCGCCGGACACGAGGGCCTCAACGAGTGGCTGACCTTGACCCGCCCCGACCTCATCCGGGAGATCCACGCCGGCTTCCTCGAAGCGGGCAGCGACCTGATCGAGACCAACACCTTCGGCGCCTTTTCCGTCGTGCTGGACGAGTACGGCGTGGGCGGCGCCGCGCGCGAGCTGGCCCACGCCGCGGCCGCCCTCGCCCGCCGGGTGGCGGACGAGTACGCCACCCCCTCCCGCCCGCGCTGGGTGGCGGGCAGCATGGGACCGGGCACGCGCCTGGCCAGCCTGGGCCAGATCAGTTGGGCGGCCCTTGCCGCCGCCTATGAGCCGCTGGTGGAGGAACTGGTGGCGGGAGGGGTCGACCTCCTCCTCATCGAGACGGTGCAGGATCCGCTCCAGGCCAAGGCCGCCCTGGAAGCCTGCCGGCGCGTCCTGGCGCGGACGGGGCGGCGGCTGCCCGTGGGTGTCCAGGTGACGGTGGAGACGGCCGGCACGCTTCTGCTCGGCACGGAGGCCACCGCCGCGCTGGCCGCCGTCGCGCCCTACCGGCCCGCCTTCTTCGGCCTCAACTGCGCCACCGGCCCGGCCGCCATGCGACCGCAATTGCTGCAGCTGGCCGGCGCCAGCCCCTTCCCGCTCAGCGTGCAGCCCAACGCCGGCCTGCCCCGCGCCGAGGGGGGCCGCATGGTCTACGACCTGACGCCCGAGCGCTTCGCCGCCGAGCTGAGGGATTTCGTCGAGCACGCCGGCGTCAGCATCGCCGGCGGCTGCTGCGGCACCACCCACGAGCATCTGGCCGCCCTGGCCCAGGCCCTGCGCGGACGCGGCCCGGCCCCGCGCGCCCCCCGGCCCCAGGAGGCGGCGGCCAGTCTTTACAGCGCCGTGCCTCTGCAACAGCAGCCCGCTCCGCTCCTCATCGGCGAGCGCACCAACGCCAACGGCTCCCGCCAGTTCCGCCGGCTGCTGGAGGCGGGGGATTGGGAGGGGATGGTCGCCATGGCGCAGGAGCAGGCGGCGGAGGGCGCCCACCTGCTCGACGTCTGCGTGGCCTGCGTGGGCCGGGACGAGCGGGCCGACATGGACGAGTACTGCCGGCGCCTGGCCACGGCCGCCACCCTGCCGCTCATGATCGACTCCACCGAGGCGCCCGTCATCGCGGCGGCCCTTGAGCGCCTGGGCGGCCGGGCCGTGGTCAACTCGATCAACCTCGAGGACGGCGAGGGGCGCGCCCGCGCCGTGCTCGAGCTGTGCCGCATCCACGGCGCGGCCGTGGTCGGCCTCTGCATCGACGAGGAGGGGATGGCCCGCGCCCCCGAGCACAAGCTGCAGGTGGCGCGGCGCCTGCTCCACCTGGCGGGCGAGCACGGCCTGGCCCCCGGCGACCTCCTGCTCGATCCCCTCACCTTCACGTTGGCGACGGGGGATCCCGACGACCGCCACAGCGCCCTGGCCACGCTCGAGGGTCTCCGCCTCATCAAGCGGGAGCTGCCCGGCGTGCGCACCAGCCTGGGCGTCTCCAACATCAGCTTCGGCCTCAAGCCGGCCCTGCGCCAGATCCTCAACAGCGTCTTCCTCCAGCGGGCCCTCGACGCCGGCCTCGACGCCGCCATCCTCCACGCCGGGCGCCTGCTCCCCCTCCACCAGATCGCGGCGCCGCTGCAGGACATGTGCCACCGCCTCATCGACGGCGACCATCGCCGGGGCGATCCCCTGGCCGAGCTGCTGGCCGCCGGCGGCGGGGAGAGCGCCCGCCGGCCCGCCGCCGCCCGCGACGAGCGGCCGCTCGAGGAGCGGCTGCAGGCCCGCATCGTGGACGGCCGGGGGGAGGGGATGGAGGCCGAGCTGGACGAGGCCCTCGCCGGACGGCCGCCCTGGGAGCTGATCAACGAGGTCCTCCTGGCCGGCATGCGGACGGTGGGCGAACTCTTCGCCGCCGGCCGGCTGCAGCTGCCTTTCGTGCTGAAGAGCGCGGAGACGATGAAGCGCGCCGTGCGCCACCTGGAGCCCCTCTTGGGCGGGGCGGGCGGCCCCGCCCGCGGCCGCCTCCTGCTCGCCACCGTGCGCGGCGACGTGCACGACATCGGCAAGAACCTGGTGGACATCATCGTGCGCAACAACGGCTGGGACGTGGAGAACCTGGGGATCAAGGTGCCGGTGGAGGGCCTGCTCGAGGCGATCCGCCGCCAGCCGCCGGACGCCGTGGGCCTCAGCGGCCTGCTCGTGCGATCCGTCTTTGTCATGCGGGAGAACCTGGAGGTCTTTGCCCGCGAGGGGATCACGCTGCCCGTCATCCTGGGCGGCGCCGCCCTCAACCGCCGCCACGTGGAGGAGGAGCTGCGTCCCCTCTACCCCGGACCCCTCCATTACGCCCGCGACGCCTTCGAGGGGCTCCAGCTCCTCGAGTCCATCCGCGCCGCCCGGGCCGGCACGGCACCGCTGCCCCTCCCCCCGGGCGATGCGGCCGCGTCGCCGGACGGGGAGGAGGCGACCGCCCTTGTCCCGCTGCGTCCCGCCGTGCCGGCGGCGCTCGACCCCCGCCTCGACACGGCCCCCGCCGACTCCCGCCCGGCCCTCCTCGCCGAACTGCCCACACCCCCCTTCTGGGGAGCGCGGCTGGTGCCCGAGCTGCCCCTGGCCGAGGTCTGGCCCTGGCTCAACCTGAACACCCTGACCCGCGGCGAGTGGGGTTTCCGGCGGGGCCGGCTGGACGCCGAAGCCTGGCAACGCATCGAGATGGAGACGATCCGCCCATTGCTGGCGCGGCTCCAGGCCGACGCCGAGGCGCGCCACTGGCTGCGCCCGGCCCTCTGCTACGGCTGGTTCCCGGCCCAGGCCGAGGGCAGGCGCTTGTGGATCTGGCGCCATCCGGACGAGCGCGACCCGGCCTGGCACCTGGACTTCCCGCGGCAGGGCGAGGCCCCCTGGCGCTGCATCAGCGACTTCTTCGCCCCGCTCGGTTCGCCCCGGCGCGACGTGCTGGGGGTGCAATGGGTGACGGTGGGGGCGGAGGCGACAGCGGAGGCCAAGCGCCACCTGGAGGCGGACCGCTACCAGGAGTATCTCTACAGGCATGGCCTGTCGGTGGAGGCGGCCGAGGCGCTGGCCGAGGCCTGGCACCGCCGCATGCGCGAGGAGTTGGGCATCGCCGGGGAGGATTCACCCCGCCTGGCCGGGATCTTCCGCCAGGGCTACCGGGGCAGCCGCTACTCCTTCGGCTACCCGGCCTGCCCGCGCTTGGAGGACCAGCGCCTGCTGGCCGACATCCTTGGGGTGGACCGCATCGGCTGCCGCTTGACGGAGGAGTGGCAGATCGTGCCCGAGCAAAGCACCTCGGCCGTCATCGTGCACCACCCGGAGGCCAGGTACTTCTCCGTCTGA
- a CDS encoding isoprenylcysteine carboxylmethyltransferase family protein: MNWLGRFPRHRILASRLFTLGLLLLYLCTERPLAAGRAAEAAYWTGFLLVMGCMLGRLWSLLYLSGYKTRQVVEAGPFSVTRNPLYLFSFMGAAGLALVANHLWLALALLGAFVLYYPFVVRSEEEGLKRELGAAYEDYCRRVPRFWPRWSRYQRPEAWEVRLRSYDQAWRDALWFPLAFLLLSLLRQAQAAGWLPLCGK, encoded by the coding sequence GTGAACTGGCTGGGCCGCTTTCCCCGCCACCGCATCCTGGCCAGCCGCCTCTTCACGCTGGGGCTGCTGCTCCTCTATCTCTGCACGGAGCGTCCCCTGGCGGCGGGCCGGGCGGCGGAGGCGGCCTACTGGACCGGCTTCCTGCTGGTGATGGGCTGCATGTTGGGCCGTCTCTGGAGCCTGCTCTACCTGTCGGGGTACAAAACGCGCCAAGTGGTGGAGGCCGGGCCCTTCAGCGTCACGCGCAATCCGCTCTACCTCTTCTCCTTCATGGGGGCGGCGGGGCTGGCCCTGGTGGCCAACCATCTCTGGCTGGCCCTGGCCCTGCTGGGAGCCTTCGTCCTCTACTACCCCTTCGTCGTGCGCTCGGAGGAGGAGGGCCTAAAGCGGGAGCTGGGCGCCGCCTACGAGGACTATTGCCGGCGCGTGCCCCGCTTCTGGCCCCGCTGGTCGCGCTACCAGCGGCCGGAAGCCTGGGAGGTGCGCCTGAGAAGCTATGACCAGGCCTGGCGGGACGCCCTCTGGTTCCCCCTCGCCTTCCTCCTCCTCAGCCTGCTGCGCCAGGCCCAGGCGGCGGGCTGGCTGCCTCTGTGCGGAAAGTGA
- the mutL gene encoding DNA mismatch repair endonuclease MutL, translated as MSTPRRPVRLLPPALVHKIAAGEVIERPASVVKELVENSLDAGARRIEVVVEAGGKNFIQVEDDGGGMDAADARLAVEAHATSKLATLAELEAVATLGFRGEALATIAAVSRFELRSCPAEGGGLQLWIADGRRQDETPWTGPPGTRITVRNLFFSTPARRKFLATTRGELRHVLQTVRRIALAHPEVALRLVSDGQELANWPAAAEEERIAQVFGPGLREHLLPVDHSEGGLRVRGWAGAVNTFRRAHGDQHVYINGRPIASRLVNHAAFAAYGSTLPREMTPFLLLFLETDPARVDVNVHPAKREVRFEDERFVHGAVQAAVTRALRSGPVASLGPAFQVAEPVFPSAEEGEGPPAPAAARQVPLFAAERPADVRPWSGAAAGGEAREGLREYLDSALLARERFGPSRAEETDPASLEAADRRRDGEPGLFQLHRTYILAQVQSGLIIVDQHVAHERILYERCLGALRSVRGSSQRLLFPVPLQLDEEDRLIFEELLEPFLQMGFAMEMAGGEVLLTGIPAELRSVHPEGLIQEVLDQFRIEASILPEPGQALAASVACKAAVKAGQPLNQTEMRSLLDELFACDQPYTCPHGRPVVVTLGLGELNRRFDRS; from the coding sequence ATGAGCACCCCGCGCCGCCCGGTCCGGCTCCTGCCACCCGCCCTGGTGCACAAGATCGCGGCGGGGGAGGTGATCGAGCGCCCTGCCTCGGTGGTCAAGGAGCTGGTGGAGAACAGCCTGGATGCCGGGGCGCGCCGCATCGAGGTGGTGGTGGAGGCGGGGGGCAAGAACTTCATCCAGGTGGAGGACGACGGCGGCGGGATGGACGCCGCGGACGCCCGCCTCGCGGTGGAGGCCCATGCCACGAGCAAGCTGGCCACCCTGGCCGAGCTGGAGGCGGTGGCCACCCTCGGTTTCCGGGGGGAGGCCCTCGCCACCATCGCCGCCGTCTCCCGCTTCGAGTTGCGCAGCTGCCCGGCGGAGGGCGGGGGCCTGCAGCTGTGGATCGCCGACGGCCGGCGCCAGGACGAGACGCCGTGGACGGGACCGCCCGGCACGCGCATCACGGTGCGCAACCTCTTCTTCTCGACGCCGGCCCGGCGCAAGTTCCTGGCCACCACGCGCGGCGAGCTGCGCCACGTGCTGCAGACGGTGCGGCGCATCGCCCTGGCCCATCCCGAGGTCGCCCTCCGCCTCGTCTCCGACGGCCAGGAGCTGGCCAACTGGCCCGCCGCGGCGGAGGAGGAGCGCATCGCCCAGGTCTTCGGCCCCGGCCTGCGCGAACACCTGCTGCCCGTCGACCACAGCGAGGGAGGCCTGCGCGTGCGGGGCTGGGCCGGCGCCGTCAACACCTTCCGCCGCGCCCACGGCGACCAGCATGTCTACATCAACGGCCGGCCCATCGCCAGCCGCCTGGTCAACCATGCCGCCTTCGCCGCCTACGGCTCCACCCTCCCGCGGGAGATGACGCCTTTCCTGCTGCTCTTCCTCGAGACCGACCCCGCCCGCGTGGACGTCAACGTGCACCCGGCCAAGCGCGAGGTCCGCTTCGAGGACGAGCGCTTCGTCCATGGCGCCGTCCAGGCCGCCGTGACGCGGGCGCTGCGCTCGGGGCCGGTGGCCAGCCTGGGTCCGGCTTTTCAGGTGGCGGAGCCCGTGTTTCCATCGGCGGAGGAGGGGGAGGGTCCGCCGGCACCCGCCGCCGCCCGCCAGGTCCCGCTCTTCGCGGCGGAGCGGCCGGCCGATGTCCGGCCCTGGAGCGGAGCGGCCGCGGGCGGCGAGGCCCGCGAAGGGCTGCGCGAGTACCTCGATTCCGCCCTCCTGGCCCGCGAGCGCTTCGGCCCCTCCCGCGCAGAGGAGACGGACCCCGCCTCCCTCGAGGCGGCGGACCGCCGGCGGGACGGCGAGCCCGGCCTCTTCCAACTGCACCGCACCTACATCCTGGCACAGGTGCAGAGCGGCCTCATCATCGTGGACCAGCACGTCGCCCACGAGCGCATCCTCTACGAGCGCTGCCTGGGCGCCCTGCGCAGCGTGCGCGGCAGCAGCCAGCGCCTCCTTTTCCCCGTGCCCCTGCAGCTGGACGAAGAGGACCGCCTCATCTTCGAGGAGCTGCTCGAGCCCTTTCTGCAGATGGGTTTCGCCATGGAGATGGCGGGGGGCGAGGTCCTCCTTACGGGCATCCCGGCCGAGCTGCGCAGCGTCCATCCGGAGGGCCTCATCCAGGAGGTGCTGGACCAGTTCCGCATCGAGGCCTCCATCCTGCCCGAGCCGGGCCAGGCCCTGGCCGCCTCCGTCGCCTGCAAGGCCGCCGTCAAGGCCGGGCAGCCGCTCAACCAGACCGAGATGCGCTCCCTGCTCGACGAGCTCTTCGCCTGCGATCAGCCCTACACCTGCCCCCACGGCCGGCCCGTGGTGGTGACCTTGGGACTGGGGGAGCTCAACCGGCGCTTCGACCGTAGCTGA
- a CDS encoding methylenetetrahydrofolate reductase translates to MRIPDFLAERGDPFFSFELIPPLRGGGMEMVRRSVETLLPFRPAWIDITNHAADSWFEEGADGSWRRHIYRKRPGTLGLCAAIRYQYGVETVPHLLCVGFTREETEDALIELSYLDIHNVLAVRGDVPEWHEVRPGARNAHALDLVRQVMDMNAGRYLHELAERQCGRFSVGVAGYPEKHVEAPNLREDLARLRAKVEAGAQWVVSQMCFDAGRWLAWEARCREAGISVPVLPGLKVVSRLHQLNSLPRHFHVDLPEELVEELRGAATAEQREEIGVAHAAAQGRRLLEGGARGLHFFVTGDAALVARALRRIGL, encoded by the coding sequence ATGCGCATCCCGGACTTCCTGGCCGAACGCGGCGACCCCTTCTTCAGCTTCGAGCTGATCCCGCCCCTGCGCGGCGGCGGCATGGAGATGGTCCGCCGCTCGGTGGAGACCCTCCTCCCCTTCCGCCCCGCCTGGATCGACATCACCAACCACGCCGCCGACTCCTGGTTCGAGGAGGGGGCGGACGGGTCCTGGCGCCGCCACATCTACCGCAAGCGGCCGGGCACACTGGGATTGTGCGCCGCCATCCGCTACCAGTACGGGGTGGAGACCGTCCCCCACCTGCTCTGCGTCGGCTTCACCCGGGAGGAGACGGAGGACGCCCTGATCGAACTCTCCTACCTGGACATCCACAATGTCCTGGCCGTGCGCGGCGACGTCCCCGAATGGCACGAGGTGCGGCCGGGGGCGCGCAACGCCCATGCCCTCGACCTGGTGCGGCAGGTGATGGACATGAACGCCGGGCGCTATCTCCACGAGCTGGCCGAGCGCCAGTGCGGCCGCTTCTCCGTGGGCGTGGCCGGTTACCCCGAGAAGCACGTGGAGGCGCCCAACCTGCGGGAGGACCTGGCGCGGCTGAGGGCCAAAGTGGAGGCGGGGGCCCAATGGGTGGTGAGCCAGATGTGCTTCGACGCGGGTCGCTGGCTGGCCTGGGAGGCCCGCTGCCGGGAGGCCGGGATCAGCGTGCCGGTGCTGCCCGGCCTCAAGGTGGTCAGCCGCCTCCACCAGTTGAACAGCCTGCCCCGCCACTTCCATGTCGACCTGCCCGAGGAGCTGGTGGAGGAGCTGCGGGGCGCCGCCACGGCCGAGCAGCGGGAGGAGATCGGCGTGGCCCATGCCGCGGCCCAGGGTCGACGCCTGCTGGAGGGCGGCGCGCGCGGCCTGCACTTCTTCGTGACGGGGGACGCCGCGCTGGTCGCCCGCGCGCTGCGACGCATCGGACTGTGA